The region AAATCTATTCATTCGATTCGCCTTATTTTGCTATTAGATTCTTTGAATACATAGGTATAGAATTGCTATATCTGGATAGTTTTTAATTCTCTTTTGATTTTTTCTATGTTCACCCGAGGTTTACACTTTGTAAGCCCGTTGCGAATTTATTGGCCCGATGCCTTTTGTATCTTGGCCTTTCTTATATTTTTCGCTTTTTTACTTGGAAAGATTTCTTGATCGATGTATATACCAGCCTCTTTGAGGTCAACACTTCCGGATTGATCTTTGTCAGCTCTTTTAAAGAAAGTATTCAGGTGTGCATTCTTACCTAAAAACAGGGCGAATTCTGCTTTGCTAAGCAGGCCGTTGCCATCCTTGTCTGCAGGTTTGAACATTTCTTCCGGCGTTTTTCTTGATAAGTTCCACCATTCCATCCTGGTTAAAACTGCTGCAAACTCTTTCTGGTTCAAAGTACCTGATTTATCTCTATCGCTCTTGTTAAATTTTTTGGGGCCATGTTTTGGGCTTTGCTCTAGCACCTGTGCGATCTCCGCATAAGATACCTGACCATTGCCATCTAGGTCAGTTACTTTAAAAAGCTCAGCCGGAGTCATCTTTAACATTTCGTGGGTCGGCTCGACTATTTTACTGGTAG is a window of Lentisphaera araneosa HTCC2155 DNA encoding:
- a CDS encoding EF-hand domain-containing protein; protein product: MTTFKKRFIKIMIVSLLCLNSFQLYAKSVKGPKSSLIIGVVQKVDGNKIEVLSRDNYLRKLTIDENSKIKFLSFENTEKVIKANYGITVSVKDEVIQSASLTLPATSKIVEPTHEMLKMTPAELFKVTDLDGNGQVSYAEIAQVLEQSPKHGPKKFNKSDRDKSGTLNQKEFAAVLTRMEWWNLSRKTPEEMFKPADKDGNGLLSKAEFALFLGKNAHLNTFFKRADKDQSGSVDLKEAGIYIDQEIFPSKKAKNIRKAKIQKASGQ